The following coding sequences are from one Granulicella arctica window:
- a CDS encoding winged helix-turn-helix domain-containing protein, with the protein MTRAGKRLRIPDQAARLLALLLENPGSMLTREELRVALWPQGEILDYDHSIHRVISQLREILRDRSSRPTPFIETLPKRGYRFIAPVREISDPETKPASVTDLPTPQLSDTDSPTPALQTTQLPNAEPAMQLTSSSPPIWRKRWALCLGVTILLAAAASLWLFHARALAASRPLSLGILPFEAIGNDSAALAESFRLNLADVLSQSPEIETRSAHSFDHIGQDEGQIIARAQQLGVNALLFGKFSVVDNQCQLRLELVRTRDGVHLNSFQYSGTREELAAISDRFERDFFERLHPYRKTVNLNVARPTTSKAYAAYLRGRSYLLQWTDDSLLQAVTAFQGAIQEDPNYARAYAGLASAYFVLSQHGTGSSYHSYLEQCRTAASQAAALDPTLAEAHAMLGQVALNQDWNFPLAEEQLHRAVDLDPNHAIYHQWLSILYSLEGKHALSLEEIDKAHAAAPNWAPLYMTEIFLAGSTRQFDRADHAADRLLQMMPDWPLAHEQNALNLWAEGKYLPAIAEWRQAAVLEKDLDRIRLEDRGAELIRAGGVPAYARLRLEAIASRKGISHEDQDFVPAEWHAYAGDWNQTLAELDQMVKDRSQAALQISTNPAYIPLHRNAQYLSLIKRIGVGGA; encoded by the coding sequence TTGACGCGCGCAGGAAAACGCCTCCGAATTCCCGATCAGGCTGCCCGTCTGCTGGCCTTGCTGCTGGAGAATCCGGGTTCCATGCTGACCCGGGAGGAGTTGAGGGTGGCTCTCTGGCCGCAAGGAGAAATACTGGACTACGACCACTCCATCCATCGGGTCATCAGCCAACTGCGGGAGATTCTTCGTGACCGCTCCTCCCGGCCCACTCCATTCATCGAGACGCTGCCGAAGCGCGGCTATCGGTTCATCGCTCCTGTCCGAGAGATCTCCGATCCTGAAACGAAGCCTGCATCCGTAACGGATCTGCCCACTCCTCAACTTTCGGACACTGACTCCCCTACCCCAGCTCTACAGACCACCCAGCTTCCGAATGCCGAACCGGCAATGCAGTTGACGAGTAGCTCGCCTCCCATATGGCGAAAACGATGGGCTCTGTGCCTTGGGGTAACGATTCTTCTAGCCGCTGCCGCCAGTCTGTGGCTGTTTCATGCCCGCGCTTTGGCGGCCTCCAGGCCGCTTTCGCTGGGTATTCTTCCCTTCGAGGCAATTGGAAACGACTCTGCCGCCCTGGCCGAGAGTTTTCGCCTGAACCTGGCTGATGTTCTTTCCCAATCTCCGGAGATCGAAACACGTTCCGCACACTCGTTCGACCATATTGGCCAGGACGAAGGCCAGATCATCGCCCGCGCCCAGCAACTGGGTGTGAATGCTCTACTCTTCGGCAAGTTTTCCGTTGTTGACAATCAATGTCAGCTTCGCCTGGAACTGGTGCGCACCCGAGACGGCGTCCACCTGAATTCCTTCCAGTACAGCGGTACCAGGGAAGAACTCGCGGCCATCAGCGACCGGTTCGAGCGCGACTTCTTCGAGCGGCTGCACCCCTACCGCAAAACCGTCAACCTCAACGTCGCGCGTCCCACGACCTCCAAAGCCTACGCCGCTTATCTGCGTGGCCGGTCATACCTCTTGCAGTGGACGGATGATTCCCTTCTCCAGGCTGTTACAGCATTTCAGGGAGCCATTCAAGAAGACCCTAACTATGCCCGTGCCTATGCCGGCTTGGCCAGCGCGTACTTCGTCCTGTCGCAACACGGAACCGGCTCCTCCTACCACTCCTATCTCGAGCAGTGCAGAACCGCTGCATCCCAGGCGGCGGCACTCGATCCCACCCTGGCAGAAGCTCATGCGATGCTGGGCCAGGTCGCACTCAACCAGGACTGGAACTTCCCGCTTGCCGAAGAACAGTTGCACCGCGCAGTCGATCTTGATCCCAACCACGCTATCTATCACCAATGGCTCTCGATTCTTTACAGCCTGGAAGGCAAGCACGCTCTGTCGCTCGAGGAGATCGATAAAGCTCATGCCGCCGCCCCAAACTGGGCTCCGCTCTATATGACGGAGATATTCCTGGCCGGCAGCACCCGCCAGTTTGATCGTGCCGATCACGCCGCTGATCGCCTGCTGCAAATGATGCCGGACTGGCCCCTGGCTCATGAACAAAATGCGCTCAACCTCTGGGCCGAGGGGAAATACCTTCCGGCCATCGCGGAATGGCGTCAAGCTGCAGTCCTTGAAAAGGATCTAGACCGGATTCGGCTCGAAGACCGCGGAGCCGAGTTGATTCGAGCCGGCGGTGTCCCCGCCTATGCGCGCCTTCGCCTCGAGGCAATCGCAAGCCGCAAGGGCATCAGCCACGAAGATCAGGACTTCGTACCGGCCGAGTGGCACGCCTATGCTGGAGACTGGAACCAGACCCTGGCCGAACTCGACCAGATGGTCAAGGATCGATCGCAGGCCGCGCTCCAAATCAGCACCAATCCGGCCTATATACCGCTGCACCGCAATGCGCAATATCTCAGTTTGATTAAACGGATCGGAGTCGGCGGGGCCTAA
- the ispG gene encoding flavodoxin-dependent (E)-4-hydroxy-3-methylbut-2-enyl-diphosphate synthase: protein MPSITRRRAVTVNIGGVHVGSGNPVVVQSMTNTDTADVESTVQQVAALARAGSEMVRITVNNDDAAKAVPYIVEGLAKKGWNTPIIGDFHYNGHLLLAKYPDCAEALAKYRINPGNCSIGRKDDDNFRTMVEVAVKHQKPVRIGVNWGSLDQALLTKMMDDNSKLAQPLDARDVMMEAMVVSALDNAAAAERYGLRRDQIILSAKVSGVRDLIDVYTELASRCDNALHLGLTEAGMGMKGVVASTAGLAPLLLTGIGDTIRVSLTPTPGGDRSEEVRCGQQILQSLGIRSFMPQVTSCPGCGRTTSTYFQELAERIQSYLVESMPEWKKQYPGVEELKLAVMGCIVNGPGESKHANIGISLPGTFEEPKAPVYVDGKLFTTLKGDRIVEEFQVILDEYVQKRYGNVLVEA from the coding sequence ATGCCATCGATCACTCGTCGTCGCGCCGTAACGGTCAACATCGGAGGAGTCCACGTCGGCTCCGGCAATCCCGTCGTCGTCCAGTCCATGACGAACACCGACACAGCCGACGTCGAATCCACCGTCCAGCAGGTCGCCGCCCTCGCCCGCGCCGGCTCCGAGATGGTCCGCATCACCGTCAACAACGACGATGCCGCCAAAGCCGTCCCCTACATCGTCGAAGGCCTTGCCAAAAAGGGCTGGAACACCCCCATCATCGGCGACTTCCACTACAACGGCCACCTCCTCCTCGCCAAATATCCCGACTGCGCCGAAGCCCTCGCCAAGTACCGTATCAACCCCGGCAACTGCTCCATCGGCCGCAAGGACGACGACAACTTCCGCACCATGGTCGAGGTCGCCGTCAAGCATCAGAAGCCCGTCCGCATCGGCGTCAACTGGGGCTCGCTCGATCAGGCTCTCCTCACCAAGATGATGGACGACAACTCAAAACTCGCCCAACCCCTCGACGCCCGCGACGTCATGATGGAGGCCATGGTCGTCTCCGCGCTCGACAACGCCGCCGCCGCCGAGCGCTACGGCCTCCGCCGCGACCAGATCATCCTCTCCGCCAAAGTCTCCGGCGTCCGCGACCTAATCGACGTCTACACCGAGCTCGCCAGCCGCTGCGACAACGCCCTCCACCTCGGCCTCACCGAGGCAGGCATGGGCATGAAAGGCGTCGTCGCCTCCACCGCCGGCCTCGCTCCCCTGCTCCTCACCGGCATCGGTGACACCATCCGCGTCAGCCTCACCCCCACCCCAGGCGGCGACCGCTCCGAAGAGGTCCGCTGCGGCCAGCAGATCCTCCAGTCCCTCGGCATCCGCTCCTTCATGCCCCAGGTCACCAGTTGCCCCGGCTGCGGCCGCACCACCTCCACCTACTTCCAGGAGCTCGCCGAGCGCATCCAGTCCTACCTCGTCGAATCCATGCCCGAGTGGAAGAAGCAGTACCCCGGCGTCGAAGAGCTCAAACTCGCCGTCATGGGCTGCATCGTCAACGGCCCCGGCGAATCCAAGCACGCCAACATCGGCATCTCCCTCCCCGGCACCTTCGAGGAGCCCAAAGCCCCCGTCTACGTCGACGGCAAGCTCTTCACCACCCTCAAAGGCGACCGCATCGTAGAAGAGTTCCAGGTCATCCTCGACGAGTACGTCCAGAAGCGCTACGGCAACGTCCTCGTCGAAGCCTAA
- a CDS encoding superinfection immunity protein, which yields MITLSILTLMYFLPTIVAANRGHGVTGILLLNLLFGWTGIGWFALMLWAILSAPHYILVPAPCYAPYAGYRR from the coding sequence ATGATCACCCTATCCATCCTCACCCTGATGTACTTCCTGCCCACCATCGTCGCCGCCAACCGTGGCCACGGCGTAACCGGCATCCTCCTCCTGAATCTCCTCTTCGGCTGGACCGGCATCGGCTGGTTCGCCCTGATGCTCTGGGCCATCCTCTCCGCGCCGCATTACATCCTCGTCCCGGCTCCGTGCTACGCCCCTTACGCAGGCTACCGCAGGTAA
- a CDS encoding glycosyltransferase: MNVRVIFEAVAWLVALSWVYKLVEAWFGLPRVPDLLEGKFDRLPEGMPSLAVIVPARNEAEDVAACLGSLVAQDYPELKVIAVDDRSTDGTGRIMDELAAAHPERLRVLHVSELPQDWLGKTHAMALAAAQCDAEWLLFTDGDVLFRADSLRRALAFAVESDADHLVTVPTTMIERWDEGALLGFFQIFGLWVARPWKIADPRARRDAIGIGAFNMVRRSAYEQIGGFEALRMEIVEDIGLGRRIKRAGLRQRIAFGRGLVRLHWASGALGLVEVMTKNMFSAFRFYVSLALVACLWLMVFCVAPVFGLLMRGTRLPAAITLIAIAGVYWLYGRISGISAWQVLLSPFAAMLFLYTLLRSMVTTLRQGGVIWRGTFYSLKTLRRYAAPLF; encoded by the coding sequence ATGAATGTGCGCGTGATCTTCGAAGCGGTGGCTTGGCTGGTGGCGCTGAGCTGGGTGTACAAGCTGGTGGAGGCCTGGTTTGGGTTGCCGCGCGTTCCTGATCTGCTGGAAGGAAAGTTTGATCGGCTGCCTGAAGGGATGCCTTCGCTGGCGGTGATTGTTCCGGCACGGAATGAGGCTGAGGATGTTGCGGCTTGTCTAGGCTCGCTGGTAGCGCAGGATTACCCAGAGTTGAAGGTGATCGCGGTGGACGATCGTTCGACGGATGGAACGGGGCGGATCATGGATGAGCTTGCGGCGGCGCATCCGGAGCGGTTGCGCGTGCTGCATGTGAGCGAGCTGCCGCAGGATTGGCTGGGGAAGACGCATGCGATGGCTCTGGCTGCGGCGCAGTGCGATGCGGAGTGGTTGCTGTTTACCGATGGGGACGTTCTGTTTCGAGCGGATAGTTTGCGGCGGGCGCTGGCGTTTGCCGTCGAGAGCGATGCGGATCATCTGGTGACGGTTCCGACGACGATGATTGAGAGATGGGATGAAGGGGCGCTGCTGGGGTTCTTCCAGATCTTCGGGCTGTGGGTGGCGAGACCGTGGAAGATTGCTGACCCGAGGGCGCGAAGGGACGCGATTGGGATTGGGGCGTTCAATATGGTTCGGAGGAGCGCTTACGAGCAGATTGGTGGGTTCGAGGCGCTGCGGATGGAGATCGTCGAGGACATTGGGTTGGGCAGGCGAATCAAACGGGCGGGACTTCGTCAGCGGATCGCGTTTGGGCGCGGATTGGTGCGGCTTCACTGGGCTTCGGGCGCGCTGGGTTTGGTCGAAGTAATGACGAAGAATATGTTTTCGGCGTTCCGATTTTATGTTTCGCTGGCGTTGGTGGCTTGTCTTTGGTTGATGGTGTTCTGCGTGGCTCCTGTGTTTGGGTTGTTGATGCGGGGAACGCGGCTTCCGGCGGCGATTACGTTGATCGCGATTGCTGGGGTCTATTGGCTGTATGGGAGGATCTCGGGAATTTCGGCTTGGCAGGTGTTACTGTCGCCGTTTGCGGCGATGCTTTTTCTGTATACACTGCTGCGGTCGATGGTGACCACGCTGCGGCAGGGCGGGGTGATTTGGCGGGGAACTTTTTATTCTTTGAAGACGTTGCGGCGGTATGCAGCTCCGCTGTTCTGA
- a CDS encoding spinster family MFS transporter, which yields MPQAAPSKLPFVSVAGATTALVLLTALNFVNYIDRYILPGVQEMVKHEFSVSDERIGALVFWFMLAYVLASPVTGWIGDHFPRKPLIVGAALFCSGVNFFTATVHTFDTLMIRHAALGLGEACFGIFGPVILADFYPDDQRNRVLTIFNVALPVGAALGYLIGGSVGGHYGWRMPFYVSAVPGVVVALLILFFMKEPKRGASEVEKPKLEKDAVLALVKNPAYVTAVLGLAMVTFSLGGISWWMPSFLQRVGGRSPASAGFLMGAITVVTGILGAIVGGWIAQRWSRTNHRALYLVPAWSALLAVPPSLVCFFGPKEWILPMLAAAQFFIFLGTGPLNAATVNSVGSGVRATALAGQLFFIHVLGDAPSPRIIGLVSDHSNLNIGLGVTLVTFLIAAALLFVGARYAPPLHHEEVG from the coding sequence ATGCCTCAGGCTGCTCCATCCAAGCTTCCCTTTGTCTCCGTAGCGGGCGCGACGACGGCGCTGGTGCTGTTGACGGCGCTGAACTTCGTCAACTACATCGACCGGTACATTCTGCCGGGCGTGCAGGAGATGGTGAAGCACGAGTTCTCGGTGTCGGACGAGCGGATTGGGGCGCTGGTCTTCTGGTTTATGCTGGCGTACGTGCTGGCTTCGCCGGTGACGGGCTGGATCGGGGATCATTTTCCGCGTAAGCCGTTAATTGTGGGAGCGGCGCTGTTTTGTAGCGGCGTCAATTTTTTTACAGCGACGGTTCATACCTTCGATACGCTGATGATTCGTCATGCGGCGCTGGGGTTGGGCGAGGCGTGCTTTGGAATCTTTGGGCCAGTGATCCTGGCGGATTTTTATCCTGATGACCAGCGGAATCGAGTGCTGACGATCTTCAACGTGGCGCTGCCGGTGGGAGCGGCTCTGGGATATCTGATCGGCGGATCGGTTGGTGGGCACTATGGATGGCGGATGCCGTTCTATGTGTCGGCGGTGCCGGGCGTGGTGGTGGCGCTACTGATTCTGTTCTTCATGAAGGAGCCGAAGCGGGGCGCGAGCGAGGTGGAGAAGCCGAAGCTCGAGAAGGATGCGGTACTGGCGCTGGTGAAAAATCCAGCGTATGTGACGGCGGTGCTCGGGCTGGCTATGGTGACGTTTTCGCTGGGCGGGATCTCGTGGTGGATGCCTTCGTTTCTTCAGCGCGTTGGTGGACGTTCGCCGGCTTCGGCGGGGTTTTTGATGGGAGCGATCACGGTTGTCACTGGGATACTGGGGGCGATCGTTGGCGGATGGATCGCGCAGCGGTGGTCGCGGACGAACCATCGGGCGCTGTACCTGGTTCCAGCGTGGAGTGCTTTGCTGGCGGTTCCTCCGTCGCTGGTGTGCTTCTTCGGGCCGAAGGAGTGGATTCTGCCGATGCTGGCGGCGGCACAGTTCTTCATCTTTCTTGGAACGGGACCGTTGAATGCGGCGACGGTGAATTCGGTTGGGTCGGGAGTTCGGGCGACGGCGCTGGCGGGACAGCTTTTCTTCATCCATGTGCTGGGCGATGCTCCGTCGCCGCGCATTATTGGGTTGGTGAGCGACCATAGCAACCTGAATATCGGTCTGGGCGTAACGCTGGTTACGTTTTTGATTGCGGCGGCGCTGCTGTTTGTTGGTGCTCGGTATGCTCCGCCGCTGCATCATGAAGAAGTGGGATGA
- the queF gene encoding preQ(1) synthase produces the protein MKKKTTGYTDDHAKAGLDTKFPEIETWQNQFKAYEILVDDPEFTSVCPKTGLPDFGRLTIRYMPRKSCLELKSLKEYLFTYRNLGIFQENIVNQVLDDVVKACNPVWAHVVGDFRPRGGISTIVEAKYPRREK, from the coding sequence ATGAAAAAGAAGACTACTGGCTACACCGATGACCACGCGAAGGCGGGTCTCGACACAAAGTTTCCTGAGATTGAGACATGGCAGAACCAGTTCAAGGCATATGAGATTCTTGTCGACGATCCTGAGTTCACCAGCGTCTGCCCGAAGACCGGGCTGCCTGACTTTGGACGGCTGACGATCCGCTATATGCCGCGCAAGAGCTGTCTTGAGCTGAAGTCACTGAAGGAGTATCTGTTCACATACCGCAACCTGGGGATCTTCCAGGAGAATATCGTGAACCAGGTGCTGGACGATGTGGTGAAGGCGTGCAATCCGGTGTGGGCGCATGTGGTTGGCGATTTCCGCCCGCGCGGCGGGATCTCGACGATTGTCGAGGCTAAGTATCCACGACGCGAGAAGTAG
- a CDS encoding M48 family metallopeptidase produces MRSVSMRPVSHLGLAAVLIAGAAFGPATFGQQTTPDPANTTAPAQSTPQTSPQTSPKGPDATTVPTPPTPPTEEEMNAARDAASKKTDSLPSPGESLDPHIKAGSENDVNAIGTRNIGGRGMGNWYSTDWEIRNGKAYSMEIEKSAHLVTDPVINEYINRVGQNIVKNSDCKVPFTIKVIDSDEINAMALPGGFFYVNSGLILAADEEAELAGVMAHETAHVCAHHAARQQTKLNYAEIGSIPLIIMTSGSYTGYGIYEATQLAIPITFLKFSRMDEAEADWLGLQYMYRAGYDPQAFIQFFEKIDALEKHKPGTLAKVFADHPQTPDRIGRSEDEIATIMPAKPDYIVTTSEFDDVKARLARLENKRKLNNGKGGNKPTLRRVGSNSDPNSTDPNASSGDDRPTLSRRN; encoded by the coding sequence ATGCGATCCGTCTCGATGCGTCCTGTTTCGCACCTCGGCCTGGCAGCCGTCCTGATTGCGGGAGCGGCGTTCGGTCCGGCGACCTTTGGCCAGCAGACTACGCCTGATCCTGCGAATACGACGGCGCCTGCGCAGAGCACTCCGCAAACATCTCCTCAGACGAGTCCGAAGGGACCGGATGCTACGACCGTTCCGACGCCGCCGACTCCTCCGACCGAAGAGGAGATGAATGCCGCGCGCGATGCTGCGAGCAAGAAGACCGATTCGTTGCCTTCGCCGGGAGAGTCGCTGGACCCGCATATTAAGGCAGGGAGCGAGAATGATGTCAACGCCATCGGCACGCGCAATATCGGCGGGCGCGGCATGGGCAACTGGTACTCAACCGATTGGGAGATTCGGAACGGCAAAGCGTACTCGATGGAGATCGAGAAGTCGGCTCACCTGGTTACCGATCCTGTCATCAATGAGTACATCAACCGTGTCGGGCAGAATATCGTGAAGAACTCCGACTGCAAGGTTCCATTCACGATCAAGGTGATCGACTCGGATGAGATCAACGCGATGGCGCTGCCTGGCGGATTCTTCTATGTGAACTCCGGGTTGATTCTGGCCGCGGATGAAGAGGCTGAGTTGGCGGGAGTGATGGCGCATGAGACTGCGCACGTCTGCGCGCACCACGCCGCTCGTCAGCAGACGAAGCTGAATTATGCAGAGATCGGCTCGATTCCGCTGATCATTATGACTTCGGGCTCGTATACGGGGTATGGAATCTACGAGGCGACGCAGCTCGCGATTCCGATTACCTTCCTCAAGTTTTCGCGTATGGACGAGGCGGAGGCGGATTGGTTGGGGTTGCAGTATATGTATCGTGCAGGGTACGATCCGCAGGCGTTCATCCAGTTCTTTGAAAAGATCGATGCGCTCGAAAAGCACAAGCCGGGGACGCTGGCGAAGGTGTTCGCGGATCATCCGCAGACGCCAGATCGGATTGGGCGTTCGGAGGATGAGATTGCGACGATCATGCCGGCGAAGCCGGATTACATCGTTACGACCTCGGAGTTCGACGATGTGAAGGCGCGACTGGCTCGACTGGAAAACAAGCGCAAGCTCAACAATGGCAAGGGTGGCAACAAGCCTACACTGCGTCGTGTGGGAAGCAACAGCGATCCGAACTCGACCGATCCAAATGCTAGCTCGGGTGACGATCGTCCTACGCTGAGCCGCCGCAACTAA
- a CDS encoding type II secretion system protein encodes MIVMIVIAILAAFAIPKYLESVRKAKEAVLKQDLHVMREAIDSYTVDKEKAPESLDDLVTAGYLKSMPKDPITSRTDTWVPAQDDTLMTVDQTQSGINDVHSGAQETSSEGTAYSSW; translated from the coding sequence ATGATAGTGATGATTGTCATCGCCATCCTTGCGGCCTTTGCTATTCCTAAATACCTGGAGTCGGTGCGGAAGGCGAAGGAAGCGGTGCTCAAGCAGGACCTGCATGTGATGCGCGAGGCGATCGACTCGTACACGGTGGACAAGGAGAAGGCTCCGGAGTCGCTGGACGATCTGGTGACGGCGGGTTACCTGAAGTCGATGCCGAAGGATCCGATAACCAGCCGGACGGATACGTGGGTTCCGGCTCAGGACGACACGTTGATGACCGTCGACCAGACGCAGTCGGGGATCAACGACGTGCATAGCGGCGCGCAGGAGACCTCGAGCGAAGGCACGGCCTACTCGAGCTGGTAA
- a CDS encoding type II secretion system protein, whose product MGELHLRAERRGEAGLTLVELIVTITIVAILASAAVPIARFQVKRAKERELRRDLWAMRDSIDAYKDAADKGAFITKVDSYNYPPDLETLVNGVDVQDKKVKFLRKIPIDPMTGTAEWGLRSNQDDVDSDSWGGQNVFDVHTKSDGTALDGTKYSTW is encoded by the coding sequence ATGGGAGAGTTGCATCTCCGGGCAGAGCGACGGGGTGAGGCAGGACTGACGCTGGTGGAGTTGATCGTTACGATCACCATCGTCGCAATCCTTGCCTCCGCTGCTGTTCCGATTGCTCGCTTCCAGGTGAAGCGCGCGAAGGAGCGGGAGTTGCGACGAGACCTGTGGGCGATGCGGGATTCGATCGACGCCTATAAGGATGCGGCCGATAAGGGGGCGTTCATCACAAAGGTCGATAGCTATAACTATCCGCCGGATCTGGAGACGCTGGTCAACGGGGTGGATGTGCAGGACAAGAAGGTGAAGTTCCTGCGGAAGATTCCGATCGATCCGATGACGGGAACGGCGGAGTGGGGGTTGCGCTCGAACCAGGATGACGTCGATTCGGACTCCTGGGGTGGGCAGAACGTCTTCGACGTTCATACGAAGAGTGACGGCACCGCGCTGGACGGAACAAAATACTCCACATGGTAG
- a CDS encoding cohesin domain-containing protein, with protein MTTIAAHAQSAKAWDKRGQKAEAREDYDEAYEDYGKARAKAPKDLRYKTRLERIRFQAAAMHVDRGRVLRQSGDLTGAMTEFSRAIMIDPSDQAAEQEMAIAQQQLNALGAPKATAEPEQKPSDSQSELRSLSGVTYLKPMSDTLVTLHMVEDTKVIYQAIGKAVGINVLFDPDYTSKRIPIDLTNMTYSDALRVVGTLAGTFYKTVTPNTIFVAQNTRTKRTDLDEVAVQTFYLTNASQAADATEILTAIRNLLDTGVKVYLVPSQNAIVMRATPDQLMLAQKLLNDLDRAKPEVVVDVAVLEVNRDKIRNLGITLPQSIELTPQVATTTSSSSSSSTTTTASLTLNNLAHLNANNFGVTIGGGTLTALLSDSDTRVLQNPKIRATDGQKASLKIGSRIPIATGSYSAGVSTGVSSVGVQTQFTYIDVGVNIEMTPTVHYDHEVTLKMKIEVSSETGQTTISDVTEPIISQRTIDQTIQLKEGEPSILAGLLDLEDTRSNSGTPGLAELPLLKYVFGTQSKEVKRDEVVFVLIPHIVRESVLTRLNTRAIDTGTGSSVELRRDADLHSDAYVEPNPYKPSTSDTTAANAASSMVQLMQQQAQRPGPGEIAPGVPLPSTASSVAAGPPVNLSVVPPNGTQAVGTTFQTSVMLNNGRDVYSVPLQLQFDPKVLELVNVDAGEFLGKDGQAVSLVHRDEGNGLVTISTSRPPGVAGMSGQGNLCTLTFKAKAAGDSTLALVRVGAKNSAQANLPAVGSQAVVHVK; from the coding sequence ATGACGACCATTGCCGCGCATGCTCAGTCCGCTAAGGCGTGGGACAAGCGCGGCCAGAAGGCAGAGGCTCGGGAGGACTACGACGAGGCCTACGAAGACTACGGCAAGGCTCGGGCGAAGGCTCCGAAGGATCTTCGCTACAAGACACGGTTGGAACGGATACGGTTCCAGGCGGCGGCGATGCATGTCGACCGGGGCCGTGTGTTGCGGCAGAGCGGTGACCTGACGGGCGCGATGACGGAGTTTTCTCGCGCGATCATGATCGACCCGTCGGACCAGGCGGCAGAGCAGGAGATGGCGATTGCGCAGCAGCAGTTGAACGCGCTCGGGGCTCCGAAGGCTACAGCTGAGCCGGAGCAGAAGCCGAGCGACAGCCAGAGTGAGCTTCGGTCGCTTTCCGGAGTCACGTATCTGAAACCGATGTCGGACACTCTGGTTACGCTGCACATGGTGGAAGACACCAAGGTGATCTATCAGGCTATCGGCAAGGCTGTTGGCATTAATGTGCTCTTTGATCCGGACTATACCTCGAAGCGCATTCCGATCGACCTGACCAATATGACTTACTCCGACGCGTTGCGGGTCGTTGGGACGCTTGCCGGGACCTTTTACAAGACGGTCACGCCGAACACAATTTTTGTAGCGCAGAATACCCGGACCAAGCGGACCGATCTGGACGAGGTTGCGGTTCAGACTTTTTATCTGACGAATGCGAGCCAGGCGGCGGATGCGACGGAGATTCTGACGGCTATTCGCAATCTGCTCGATACCGGCGTGAAGGTGTACCTTGTCCCTTCGCAGAACGCGATTGTGATGCGTGCCACGCCGGACCAGCTGATGTTGGCACAGAAGTTGTTAAACGACCTGGACCGGGCCAAGCCAGAGGTCGTGGTGGATGTGGCTGTGCTTGAGGTTAATCGGGATAAGATTCGGAATCTCGGGATCACACTGCCGCAGTCGATCGAGCTGACGCCGCAGGTCGCGACTACGACGAGCTCGAGCTCTTCGAGCAGCACAACGACGACGGCCAGCCTGACCTTGAACAATCTGGCGCATCTGAATGCGAATAATTTTGGGGTGACAATCGGCGGAGGCACACTGACTGCGTTATTGTCGGACTCCGACACGCGGGTGTTGCAGAACCCGAAGATTCGCGCTACGGATGGACAAAAGGCGTCCTTGAAGATTGGCTCGAGAATTCCGATCGCGACGGGTTCGTACAGTGCGGGCGTATCGACGGGTGTTTCGAGTGTAGGTGTACAGACTCAGTTCACGTATATCGATGTCGGTGTGAATATCGAGATGACACCGACGGTCCATTATGACCACGAGGTCACACTCAAGATGAAGATCGAGGTCTCGTCGGAGACCGGTCAGACCACGATCTCAGACGTGACCGAACCGATCATCTCTCAGCGCACGATCGACCAGACGATCCAGTTGAAAGAGGGGGAGCCAAGCATCCTCGCTGGCCTTCTCGATCTTGAGGATACGCGGAGCAACAGCGGAACACCGGGGCTGGCGGAGCTTCCGTTGCTCAAGTATGTCTTCGGTACACAGTCCAAGGAGGTCAAACGGGACGAGGTGGTGTTCGTCCTGATTCCGCATATTGTGCGGGAATCGGTGCTGACGCGGCTGAATACGCGGGCCATCGATACGGGTACAGGCTCTTCCGTTGAGCTGCGGCGCGATGCGGACCTGCATTCGGATGCGTATGTCGAACCAAATCCGTACAAGCCGAGCACGAGCGATACAACTGCTGCAAATGCCGCTTCTTCGATGGTGCAGTTGATGCAGCAGCAGGCACAGCGACCTGGCCCGGGGGAGATCGCTCCGGGTGTGCCTCTGCCATCTACAGCGAGTTCGGTCGCTGCCGGGCCGCCGGTCAACCTCAGCGTTGTGCCGCCGAATGGCACGCAGGCGGTGGGGACGACCTTCCAGACTTCGGTGATGCTGAACAACGGTCGCGACGTCTATTCGGTGCCACTGCAGTTGCAGTTCGATCCGAAGGTGCTGGAGCTGGTCAATGTCGATGCCGGGGAGTTCCTCGGGAAGGATGGGCAGGCAGTGTCGCTTGTCCATCGGGATGAGGGGAACGGGCTGGTGACGATCTCCACATCGCGTCCTCCAGGTGTGGCGGGCATGAGCGGCCAGGGTAACCTGTGCACGCTGACCTTCAAGGCGAAGGCTGCGGGCGATTCTACGCTGGCGCTGGTCCGAGTGGGCGCGAAGAATAGTGCTCAGGCAAATCTGCCCGCTGTCGGCTCGCAGGCAGTGGTGCATGTGAAGTGA